Proteins encoded by one window of uncultured Bacteroides sp.:
- a CDS encoding IS110 family transposase: MRTQSNKLNFEGENIYVGIDVHLKSWNVTIYTEYLHHKTFNQPPVPSILRDYLNTNFPGGTYYSAYEAGFCGFNIHFELKKLNINNIVVNPADIPTSQKEQILKNDSRDSMKIARSLRANELIGIHVPFIETLENRTLIRTRDVMVKDMTRFKQRIKALLHFYGISYPPEFEKSTSHWSRRFLKWLKEEVSLNTTNGNDALSLLVREVEQQIVLLLEINRKINSLAVSEKYVKEIELIRSIPGIGLITGLTFLSEIEDIERFHNTDKLAGFVGIIPTCHSSGEIENYGEMTFRKKTILRKCLIESSWIAVRIDPALTRCFLQLCKRMEPNKAIIRIARKLLNRMYYVLKKRQKYECGVV; the protein is encoded by the coding sequence ATGCGTACACAAAGTAACAAACTAAATTTTGAAGGAGAAAATATTTATGTTGGAATTGATGTTCATTTGAAAAGTTGGAATGTGACAATTTACACAGAATACCTGCATCATAAAACATTCAACCAACCTCCTGTTCCTTCAATTTTACGGGACTATCTGAATACTAATTTTCCTGGTGGAACTTATTATTCAGCCTATGAAGCCGGATTCTGCGGATTTAATATTCATTTTGAACTTAAAAAACTAAATATAAATAATATTGTGGTTAATCCAGCTGATATACCAACCAGTCAGAAAGAACAGATACTTAAAAACGATTCACGTGATAGTATGAAAATTGCCCGTTCTTTAAGAGCTAATGAACTCATAGGTATACATGTCCCATTCATTGAGACATTGGAAAATCGCACATTGATACGCACCCGAGACGTAATGGTGAAAGATATGACTAGATTTAAACAGCGTATAAAAGCTTTGCTTCATTTTTATGGTATATCTTACCCTCCGGAATTTGAGAAATCAACCAGTCATTGGTCCAGACGTTTTCTTAAATGGTTAAAAGAGGAGGTATCACTTAATACAACGAATGGTAATGACGCCTTGTCATTACTCGTCAGGGAAGTAGAGCAACAAATAGTTCTTTTATTGGAAATCAATAGAAAAATTAATAGTCTTGCTGTTTCTGAGAAATATGTGAAGGAGATAGAGTTAATAAGAAGCATTCCGGGAATTGGTTTAATTACAGGGCTTACTTTTTTGTCGGAGATAGAAGATATTGAACGATTCCACAATACAGACAAGTTAGCCGGTTTTGTAGGAATAATACCCACCTGTCATTCAAGTGGAGAGATTGAGAATTATGGAGAGATGACATTTAGAAAGAAAACGATTTTAAGAAAGTGTCTGATTGAAAGTTCCTGGATTGCAGTAAGAATAGATCCGGCATTGACAAGGTGTTTTTTACAACTCTGTAAAAGGATGGAGCCCAATAAAGCTATAATACGAATCGCAAGAAAACTATTAAACAGAATGTATTATGTTTTAAAAAAGAGACAAAAATATGAATGTGGAGTGGTTTAA
- a CDS encoding DnaB-like helicase C-terminal domain-containing protein gives MEQNITLPFDCDTEEVVLGAAMLESKAMPEVVQYLRPEMFYYDNHRIIFSALMRMYNARRNIDLITVADELRRHNELEKVGGPFYITKLCSQVASTAHLRTHCLIVKDFYLRRLVIKGLSQLLGTAQDMSVDLADVVCNIQELATQVEKDAVKTDNVRNMEVLMNDTLTQAKGRMENSENGVTGTDTGLTDLNKITGGWQRGDLIVFAARPATGKTMLTLFMARIAARAGINAVFFSIEMQGERLGDRLILMESDVNPYRWRTGQTDEAEWNKAYTTAESLAELPIIVDDNPSMSMDYIRAQSRMLKSRGKCDIIFIDYLQLSDMKGSVKENRNREQEVATASML, from the coding sequence ATGGAACAAAACATTACCTTACCTTTTGATTGTGATACTGAAGAAGTGGTACTTGGTGCCGCAATGCTTGAATCGAAAGCGATGCCCGAAGTGGTGCAGTACCTGCGCCCGGAGATGTTTTACTATGATAATCACCGCATTATCTTCTCCGCCCTGATGCGCATGTACAACGCGCGGAGAAACATTGACCTTATCACCGTGGCCGATGAGCTGCGCCGCCACAATGAGCTGGAGAAGGTGGGAGGTCCGTTCTACATCACCAAGTTGTGCAGTCAGGTGGCCAGCACGGCGCACCTTAGAACTCATTGCCTCATTGTGAAGGACTTCTACCTGCGCCGGCTGGTAATTAAGGGACTCAGCCAACTGCTGGGCACGGCACAAGACATGTCGGTGGATTTAGCAGATGTGGTTTGCAACATTCAGGAACTGGCCACGCAGGTGGAGAAGGATGCCGTAAAGACGGACAATGTGCGCAACATGGAGGTGCTGATGAACGACACGCTTACTCAGGCCAAAGGGCGTATGGAGAATTCAGAAAACGGGGTAACGGGCACCGATACGGGGCTCACGGATCTGAACAAGATTACGGGCGGATGGCAACGCGGCGATCTGATAGTGTTTGCCGCACGTCCGGCCACAGGTAAAACGATGCTCACGCTGTTCATGGCGCGAATAGCGGCAAGGGCTGGAATTAATGCGGTGTTTTTCAGCATCGAAATGCAGGGTGAGCGACTGGGCGACAGGCTTATCTTAATGGAGAGTGACGTAAATCCTTACCGATGGCGAACGGGGCAGACGGACGAGGCGGAATGGAACAAGGCATACACCACGGCGGAGTCTCTGGCCGAACTGCCTATTATCGTAGACGATAATCCGTCAATGAGCATGGACTATATCCGCGCTCAGTCAAGGATGCTGAAAAGCCGGGGTAAGTGTGACATTATCTTCATTGATTACTTGCAGCTGAGCGACATGAAAGGCAGCGTGAAGGAGAACCGCAACCGTGAGCAGGAGGTTGCCACTGCTTCTATGTTGTAA
- a CDS encoding DUF4248 domain-containing protein, which translates to MTISTSAYEFQLKGCIRLNKLAGMYFRNCSRAELSKRMFIAALKEDTELYAQLIAIGFSPDNEFIKPKQVTLIVNRWGYPDDAVITAQKIRNAIH; encoded by the coding sequence ATGACAATCTCAACAAGCGCTTATGAGTTTCAACTCAAAGGATGTATCCGTTTAAACAAATTGGCTGGTATGTATTTCCGTAACTGCTCGCGTGCTGAATTATCCAAACGAATGTTTATTGCTGCTTTAAAAGAGGATACAGAGTTGTATGCTCAGCTCATAGCTATCGGCTTTTCTCCTGATAATGAGTTTATTAAGCCCAAACAGGTTACACTGATAGTAAACCGTTGGGGCTACCCGGACGATGCTGTGATCACTGCTCAGAAAATAAGGAATGCAATTCACTGA
- the cas6 gene encoding CRISPR-associated endoribonuclease Cas6 gives MRFRLALNVEKHIFGNRLPLNYQYELSGVIYKILSLANAEYATWLHDNGFTFDTKQFKLFTYSRLEIPAYTIEKEFARLRINCDTVEWYISFLPEESTEKFVEGVFMNQAFQLGDCKSKVQFRVQSVQVLPYPQFEKEMTFETLSPICVSLKNSIGKTDYLSPLDERSKESILFSLLNRYHAFYGKPYSGSLDFKFDVLNTPKSTLVTFKAYTQNESKVKGYMCKFRMNADPELMKIAYESGVGMKGSQGWGMVKNILEC, from the coding sequence ATGAGATTTAGGTTAGCATTAAATGTAGAAAAACATATATTTGGGAATAGACTTCCATTAAATTACCAATACGAGCTATCAGGTGTTATATATAAAATCTTGTCATTAGCAAATGCAGAATATGCAACTTGGCTACATGATAACGGTTTTACTTTTGATACCAAACAATTCAAGTTATTTACTTATTCAAGATTGGAAATTCCAGCTTATACAATAGAAAAAGAATTTGCAAGGCTCAGAATCAATTGCGATACTGTAGAGTGGTATATATCCTTTCTTCCAGAAGAATCGACAGAGAAGTTTGTGGAGGGAGTGTTTATGAATCAGGCGTTTCAGCTGGGCGACTGCAAGAGTAAAGTACAGTTTAGGGTACAAAGCGTTCAAGTACTTCCTTATCCGCAATTTGAAAAAGAGATGACCTTTGAAACACTGTCGCCAATATGTGTTTCATTAAAGAATAGCATAGGTAAAACAGATTACCTTTCACCCTTAGATGAACGTTCAAAAGAATCAATACTTTTCAGCTTACTAAATCGCTATCATGCCTTTTACGGCAAGCCCTATTCAGGTAGCCTGGATTTTAAATTTGATGTACTTAATACTCCCAAATCCACCCTTGTTACTTTTAAAGCATATACCCAGAATGAATCAAAAGTAAAAGGATATATGTGTAAATTTAGGATGAATGCAGATCCGGAATTAATGAAAATAGCATATGAGAGTGGCGTGGGGATGAAAGGTTCTCAAGGATGGGGAATGGTGAAAAATATCCTAGAATGCTAA